A DNA window from Mucilaginibacter xinganensis contains the following coding sequences:
- a CDS encoding TonB-dependent receptor, with protein sequence MTFNLCGKIFLTAKKAIQNLFLIMRITVLLIIVGCLQLSAKSFSQTITLNVKETPIRKVFSAIEKQSGYGFFYRYKDVEQAAPVTVQLTNAPLAEALAQCFKNQSFTYVIENKTIVISKKGEMRTNIAAAKITVTGVVYDSGHLPLPGVNIKVKGTTSGTISDSNGKYSITTDDEATLVFSFIGLKTKEEPVNKRTEINITLEEDSRQMNEVVVIGYGNQERKDVTGAVGTVKMANIKEIKAASIDLKLAGQLAGVTVNQVTGTPGGGVSINIRGAGSVGAGDDPLYVIDGFPISPGFDQYSNPLSTINPDDIENISVLKDAASTAIYGSRGSNGVILITTKRAKKGESNITVNTSTGMQRILPSSKLQVMDAREFAQWRLESYQDAAAAAGETFDINNVPVEYRNPSQYGKGTDWFNAVTRKAPMQNYDVTVSNGTEKVRSLFSVGYFDQQGTVLNTGFQRYSIKGNMDANVAKNITMGLSIAPTYSLRNLQQTDGHFDQAVLSQAYLESPLTPVKQPDGSYTNIVGSPGTFQNANPVSELVNTTNKYTQFRTLANFYADWQVIKGLDIKSTFGVDYQNSTGDYFRPSFLGAFNVPNHDGTQAKAIGSFNSSNSFNWLNENSVNYKKTWGDHTLTLLGDYSIQQETSHNRLTYGTGYADDAIHSVGNATIVTASAGDEEWRLQSLIARAQYSFKDKYLISASIRRDGSSRFAPGHNWGTFPSVSGGWRISDESFFPKINLIDQLKFTASYGLAGNNNVGNYDYVPSVSQTNYTFGGVIAPGKSLTELGNTALGWETTRQLDIGADLSLLKGRIYLIAEYYNRYTQDMLQFIPVPTVSGYGGALSNVGNVRNRGWEFTLTTKNIVSSGFNWSSDFNVSFNRNKVISLGPTPFILDAPANDNPTSITKVGSPLGQFYGYIFAGIIQNQADLDKSPHFDGETIGNIKYKDINGDHVIDGNDQTIIGNPWPQFTFGFNNHFSYKNFDLNVVTAGSVGGHVFDMYKQFTTNLDGVFNVEKSVAQRWRSESQPGAGLLPTTTSNTNLARDYYPSYWVESNSYLMFKDIGLGYSFKTKFSKNFRVYLSAQNAILITGYKGGNPEVGIDGQQGNRSLSPNVNFTGYPVSAVYSIGCNVTF encoded by the coding sequence ATGACATTTAACTTATGTGGTAAAATTTTTCTTACCGCAAAAAAAGCAATTCAAAACCTGTTTTTGATTATGAGGATAACAGTACTACTAATTATCGTTGGCTGTTTGCAGCTTAGTGCTAAGAGCTTTTCACAAACCATTACCCTTAATGTAAAGGAAACGCCCATCCGGAAAGTTTTCTCGGCAATTGAAAAACAGAGTGGTTACGGCTTTTTTTACCGGTATAAGGATGTGGAGCAGGCAGCCCCGGTCACGGTGCAGTTAACCAACGCTCCACTTGCAGAAGCGCTGGCGCAGTGTTTTAAAAACCAATCGTTTACTTATGTTATTGAAAACAAAACCATCGTAATCAGTAAAAAAGGAGAGATGCGTACAAATATCGCAGCTGCAAAAATTACGGTAACAGGCGTTGTTTACGATAGCGGGCATTTACCGCTGCCCGGTGTTAACATCAAAGTTAAAGGTACTACCTCAGGCACCATTAGCGACAGTAACGGAAAATATTCTATAACCACTGATGACGAAGCAACACTGGTGTTCTCCTTTATAGGCTTAAAAACTAAAGAAGAACCGGTTAATAAGCGCACAGAAATAAACATAACGCTTGAAGAAGACAGTCGCCAGATGAACGAAGTGGTGGTGATAGGTTACGGCAACCAGGAGCGTAAAGACGTTACCGGTGCAGTAGGCACGGTTAAAATGGCCAATATTAAAGAAATTAAGGCCGCAAGTATAGATTTGAAATTAGCCGGGCAGCTGGCCGGTGTTACCGTAAACCAGGTGACGGGAACTCCCGGCGGCGGTGTTTCTATAAACATTCGCGGTGCAGGTTCAGTAGGTGCAGGCGATGACCCGTTATATGTAATTGACGGCTTTCCAATCTCTCCAGGCTTTGACCAGTATTCAAACCCTTTGAGTACCATTAATCCGGATGATATTGAAAATATCAGCGTTTTAAAAGATGCCGCTTCAACCGCAATCTATGGTTCGCGCGGTTCAAACGGTGTTATTTTAATCACTACCAAACGGGCAAAAAAAGGCGAGTCAAATATCACCGTAAATACTTCTACAGGGATGCAGCGTATTTTGCCGTCGAGCAAGTTGCAGGTAATGGATGCCCGAGAATTTGCACAGTGGCGTTTAGAGTCGTACCAGGACGCCGCAGCCGCAGCTGGCGAAACTTTTGACATCAACAATGTTCCGGTTGAGTACCGCAATCCCTCACAGTACGGCAAAGGTACAGACTGGTTTAACGCGGTTACCCGTAAAGCACCTATGCAAAATTACGATGTAACCGTTTCCAACGGGACCGAAAAAGTACGGTCCTTGTTTTCTGTTGGTTACTTTGATCAGCAGGGGACCGTTCTGAATACCGGTTTTCAGCGTTACTCCATAAAAGGAAACATGGATGCCAATGTGGCAAAAAATATTACCATGGGGCTAAGTATAGCGCCGACCTACAGCCTGCGCAATCTGCAGCAAACTGATGGGCATTTTGACCAGGCGGTGTTAAGCCAGGCTTACCTGGAAAGCCCGCTCACACCCGTAAAACAACCCGATGGGTCATATACAAATATTGTGGGTTCACCCGGTACTTTTCAAAATGCCAACCCGGTGAGCGAACTCGTAAATACTACGAACAAATACACCCAATTTAGAACCCTTGCCAATTTTTACGCAGACTGGCAGGTAATAAAAGGTCTCGATATTAAATCAACTTTCGGGGTTGACTACCAGAATAGCACCGGTGATTATTTCCGGCCATCGTTCCTTGGGGCATTTAACGTGCCCAATCACGATGGTACACAGGCAAAAGCTATCGGATCATTCAACTCATCAAACTCATTTAACTGGCTCAATGAAAACAGTGTTAACTATAAAAAAACCTGGGGCGATCATACCTTAACCCTCCTGGGCGATTATTCTATACAGCAGGAAACCTCGCACAACCGTTTAACTTATGGTACTGGTTATGCTGATGATGCCATCCACTCTGTTGGTAACGCAACTATAGTAACGGCGAGTGCGGGCGACGAAGAATGGCGCCTGCAATCATTAATAGCCAGAGCACAATATTCATTTAAGGACAAATATTTAATCAGCGCATCTATCCGCCGCGACGGTTCATCAAGGTTTGCCCCTGGTCATAACTGGGGCACCTTTCCGTCCGTATCCGGTGGCTGGCGCATTTCTGACGAATCTTTCTTCCCGAAAATAAACCTGATAGACCAACTGAAGTTTACCGCCAGCTATGGCCTTGCAGGCAACAATAATGTAGGCAACTATGATTATGTGCCATCCGTTAGCCAAACCAATTATACTTTTGGCGGCGTGATTGCTCCCGGTAAATCATTAACCGAATTGGGTAACACTGCCCTGGGTTGGGAAACCACCCGCCAGCTTGATATTGGGGCAGACCTATCGCTTTTAAAGGGCCGTATTTATCTAATTGCAGAGTATTATAACCGCTATACACAGGATATGCTGCAATTTATTCCTGTACCTACGGTTTCGGGTTACGGCGGCGCCCTTTCAAATGTTGGTAATGTGCGCAACAGGGGGTGGGAGTTTACTTTAACCACAAAAAACATTGTAAGCAGTGGCTTTAACTGGTCATCGGACTTTAACGTTTCCTTTAACCGCAACAAGGTGATCAGCCTGGGGCCTACACCGTTTATTTTAGATGCGCCAGCCAATGATAACCCAACCAGTATAACCAAAGTAGGTTCGCCGCTGGGACAGTTTTACGGTTACATTTTTGCCGGGATCATCCAAAACCAGGCCGACCTTGATAAAAGCCCTCACTTTGACGGCGAAACCATCGGTAATATTAAATACAAAGACATCAACGGCGACCATGTGATTGATGGTAACGACCAAACAATCATCGGCAACCCCTGGCCGCAATTCACGTTTGGCTTTAATAACCATTTCAGTTATAAAAACTTTGATTTAAACGTGGTTACAGCAGGTTCAGTTGGGGGGCACGTATTTGATATGTACAAACAGTTTACCACCAACCTGGATGGCGTGTTTAACGTAGAGAAATCGGTGGCGCAGCGCTGGCGTTCTGAAAGCCAGCCCGGTGCGGGGCTGTTGCCAACCACAACGTCAAACACAAACCTGGCAAGAGACTATTATCCTTCGTATTGGGTAGAGAGCAACTCTTATTTAATGTTTAAGGATATTGGTTTAGGATATAGCTTTAAAACAAAGTTCAGTAAAAATTTCAGGGTTTATTTAAGCGCACAAAACGCCATACTAATAACCGGATATAAAGGCGGCAACCCCGAGGTTGGTATTGATGGGCAACAGGGTAACAGGTCACTTTCACCAAATGTAAATTTTACAGGTTACCCTGTTTCGGCTGTTTATTCAATAGGCTGCAACGTTACCTTCTAA
- a CDS encoding RagB/SusD family nutrient uptake outer membrane protein translates to MKKYIYLFLFFIAISIAGCKKDYLALQPTDTQNAGNFFKTPDQFKQAVNGAYQPLQGLYNGPFWAMGEMRSDNTSYEYDPNDRSGTPKEEIDEFREIANNEYVQGFFDASYTGIGRCNAILGRLPAAKLDAATAAEFEGQASFLRAFNYFNLVRMFGDVPLVLTEVQSVADAYKVAKRAPAADVYKAIIADAQDAIAKLPVKYAADADKGRVTKGTAETMLAEVYMTLHQYDLAVPLLRSVIASNAYSLNANYADNFDIHTKNSPESIFEIQYQEGSNGLGSDFVDQFIPWDYYDTDITGFEIQNGALNGWNIPTQDMVNAYEDGDNRRDASLVDFTSDEYGNDLPFIKKYVSQGAVQNITANDFPVYRYADVYLMLAECLNEQGFAGGGEAFKYLNLVRERAGLADKTVSNEDASLSVPNQEAFRAAIAHERQVELAFENHRWFDLLRTGKAVQVMTAHAASERASKADYWNINSAAYTNIRLLFQYPLNEQNLEH, encoded by the coding sequence ATGAAAAAATATATATATCTGTTTCTCTTTTTTATTGCGATAAGCATAGCAGGCTGTAAAAAAGATTACCTGGCCCTTCAGCCTACAGATACGCAAAATGCGGGTAATTTTTTTAAAACGCCTGATCAGTTTAAACAGGCTGTAAACGGGGCTTACCAGCCGTTGCAGGGTTTGTATAATGGTCCATTTTGGGCGATGGGTGAAATGAGGTCTGATAACACTTCGTACGAATACGACCCTAATGACCGCTCCGGAACACCAAAAGAAGAGATTGATGAATTTAGGGAGATTGCAAATAATGAGTATGTACAGGGCTTTTTTGACGCATCTTACACAGGAATAGGCCGCTGTAATGCTATTTTAGGCAGGCTGCCCGCAGCAAAGTTGGACGCTGCAACTGCTGCCGAGTTTGAAGGGCAGGCCAGCTTTTTGCGTGCATTTAACTATTTTAACCTGGTACGCATGTTTGGCGATGTGCCGCTGGTGCTTACCGAAGTACAATCAGTTGCTGATGCTTATAAAGTTGCAAAAAGAGCTCCGGCTGCCGATGTTTACAAAGCTATAATTGCTGATGCCCAGGATGCCATTGCAAAGCTTCCGGTAAAATATGCCGCTGATGCTGACAAGGGCAGGGTAACCAAAGGCACCGCAGAGACTATGCTTGCAGAAGTTTACATGACTTTGCATCAATATGATCTTGCTGTCCCTTTGCTGCGGTCTGTTATTGCATCAAATGCTTACAGCCTGAACGCCAATTATGCCGATAACTTTGACATCCACACAAAAAACAGCCCTGAATCTATCTTTGAGATCCAATACCAGGAAGGTTCAAACGGGCTGGGCAGCGATTTTGTTGACCAGTTTATTCCATGGGATTATTACGATACCGACATTACCGGCTTTGAGATCCAGAACGGCGCGCTGAACGGCTGGAACATCCCTACGCAGGACATGGTAAACGCTTATGAAGATGGCGATAACCGGAGAGATGCATCATTGGTTGATTTTACTTCAGACGAATATGGTAATGATCTGCCTTTTATAAAAAAATATGTGAGCCAGGGTGCAGTGCAAAACATAACTGCCAATGATTTCCCGGTTTACCGTTATGCCGATGTTTACCTGATGCTTGCCGAGTGCCTTAACGAGCAGGGCTTTGCAGGCGGAGGCGAAGCTTTTAAATACTTAAACCTGGTACGTGAACGTGCCGGCCTTGCCGATAAAACGGTTTCAAACGAGGATGCATCATTAAGTGTACCAAACCAGGAAGCATTCCGCGCGGCCATTGCGCACGAAAGGCAGGTGGAGCTTGCGTTTGAAAATCACCGCTGGTTTGACCTGTTGCGTACAGGTAAAGCGGTGCAGGTTATGACGGCGCATGCCGCCAGCGAAAGGGCGTCGAAAGCTGATTACTGGAACATAAATTCAGCAGCATATACCAATATCCGCTTGCTGTTCCAGTACCCTTTAAATGAGCAAAACCTGGAGCATTAA
- a CDS encoding alpha-L-rhamnosidase: protein MFIPCVVWAKKAIPIAFRADNLSCEYKINPMSIDVTNPRLSWKLITVDRNVHQTAYEIRVGINAASLTKGRSLVWTSGRVLSDQSVHIYYGGRPLPSRQKVYWQVRVWNNKNQASPWSQVNSWKMGLLKPDDWAAHWIQSNDEQDTTGGPSPMFRKVFLLAHKVKSAHLYLSAHGLYEAQLNGKRIGDDYFAPGFTSYNKRLQYQVYDITSQLQRGANAFGVTIGDGWYRGYTYDRKKNVYGKKLALLFQLEVLYTDGKRQVFVSDKSWKVAYGPVRSSSFFNGEVYDATKEKNGWATAAYKDDSWEPVKQNDLIKDHLIAAVGPPVRKQEKFVPLKVLTTPEGDRVVDFGQNLVGWVQFKLKGKPRDTLKLYHAEVLDQKGNFYTKNLRTAKQEITYIFKSDSAETYEPHFTFQGFRYLKIKGYTGPIDSTNLVAYALYSDMDQTGKFSTSNPLINQLQHNILWGQKGNFIEIPTDCPQRDERMGWTGDAQAFCRTATFNMDVAAFFTKWLKDLAADQVKNGAVPYVIPNVLDSTYSAASGWSDVATIAPWNIYLAYGDKQVLRQQYESMKAWVTYIQQHTRNNLWDTGNHFGDWLFYAGTDYEDGAAHTDKNLIAQAFYAYSTQLLINAARILDKDDDVKKYIQLLINIKKAFMSEYVTPNGRMISGTQTSYVLALNFDLLPENLRESAAKRLVQNIDSYDGHITTGFLGTPYICHVLSRFGFTDRAYDLLMNESYPSWLYPVKHGATTIWERWDGIKPDGSFEDPGMNSFNHYAYGAIGDWMYSVIAGINTDETAPGFKKMIISPYPGGKLKYADGELETEYGKIRSAWSVDSGNITIDITVPPNTTAQIILPLVDGDVTESGTAINTVKELSNIKNVGNDEQLTAGSGNYHFVYKLKIVKPKKA, encoded by the coding sequence ATGTTTATACCCTGCGTAGTATGGGCAAAAAAAGCTATTCCTATAGCTTTCAGGGCCGATAACCTGAGTTGCGAGTATAAAATAAACCCCATGTCAATTGATGTAACAAACCCGCGCTTAAGCTGGAAACTGATTACCGTTGACAGGAATGTACACCAAACTGCATACGAGATCAGGGTGGGCATTAACGCTGCATCACTAACAAAAGGCCGCAGCCTTGTTTGGACATCAGGCAGGGTGCTTTCTGATCAGTCTGTTCACATTTATTACGGAGGTCGCCCGTTGCCATCCCGTCAAAAAGTTTACTGGCAGGTTCGGGTTTGGAACAATAAAAACCAGGCATCGCCCTGGAGCCAGGTGAACTCATGGAAAATGGGGCTTCTTAAACCTGATGACTGGGCCGCACACTGGATTCAGAGCAACGATGAACAGGATACCACCGGAGGGCCGAGCCCTATGTTTCGCAAGGTCTTTTTGCTGGCACACAAAGTAAAATCAGCACATTTATACTTGTCGGCTCACGGCCTTTATGAAGCGCAGCTGAACGGCAAACGTATTGGCGACGATTATTTTGCACCAGGGTTCACCAGCTACAACAAACGCCTGCAATACCAGGTTTATGATATTACCAGCCAGCTGCAAAGGGGGGCAAATGCGTTTGGAGTAACCATTGGCGACGGCTGGTACCGTGGCTATACCTATGACCGTAAGAAAAATGTGTATGGAAAAAAACTTGCGCTCCTGTTTCAGCTTGAAGTACTTTATACCGATGGCAAACGCCAGGTTTTTGTTTCAGATAAAAGCTGGAAAGTAGCCTATGGCCCTGTCAGGTCGTCTTCGTTTTTTAATGGCGAGGTGTACGATGCTACCAAAGAGAAAAATGGCTGGGCAACCGCTGCCTACAAGGACGACAGTTGGGAACCCGTTAAACAAAACGACCTGATCAAAGATCATTTGATTGCAGCTGTTGGACCGCCGGTACGTAAACAGGAAAAGTTTGTACCACTTAAAGTGTTAACAACACCCGAAGGAGACCGCGTAGTTGATTTTGGACAAAATCTGGTGGGCTGGGTACAGTTTAAATTGAAAGGTAAACCCCGCGATACCTTAAAGCTATACCATGCTGAAGTGCTTGATCAGAAAGGAAACTTTTACACTAAAAACCTGCGGACTGCAAAGCAGGAGATTACTTATATTTTCAAAAGTGATTCGGCGGAGACCTATGAACCTCATTTTACTTTCCAGGGGTTCAGGTACTTGAAAATTAAAGGTTATACCGGCCCCATTGACTCAACCAATTTAGTAGCCTATGCATTGTATTCAGACATGGATCAAACGGGCAAGTTCAGTACATCAAACCCGCTGATTAACCAGCTGCAGCATAATATTTTATGGGGACAAAAGGGTAATTTTATTGAAATACCTACCGACTGCCCGCAGCGGGATGAACGCATGGGCTGGACTGGAGATGCACAGGCGTTTTGCCGAACAGCCACCTTTAATATGGACGTAGCCGCCTTTTTTACCAAATGGCTAAAGGACCTGGCGGCAGACCAGGTTAAAAATGGTGCGGTGCCTTACGTAATACCAAACGTGCTGGATTCAACGTATTCGGCGGCGTCGGGCTGGAGCGATGTGGCAACCATAGCGCCATGGAATATTTACTTAGCCTATGGCGATAAGCAGGTATTGCGGCAGCAGTATGAAAGTATGAAAGCCTGGGTAACCTATATTCAGCAGCATACGCGCAACAACCTTTGGGATACCGGGAACCACTTTGGCGACTGGCTTTTTTATGCCGGAACGGACTATGAGGACGGCGCAGCGCATACCGATAAAAATTTGATAGCACAGGCATTTTACGCCTACTCAACCCAACTGCTCATTAATGCCGCCCGCATACTGGATAAGGATGACGATGTTAAAAAATACATTCAGCTGCTCATCAATATAAAAAAAGCATTTATGAGTGAGTATGTAACCCCTAATGGCCGCATGATCTCGGGTACCCAAACCTCCTATGTGCTGGCGCTTAATTTCGATCTGTTGCCTGAAAACCTGCGCGAGTCGGCTGCTAAAAGGCTAGTACAAAATATTGATAGTTATGACGGCCATATTACCACAGGTTTTTTAGGCACACCTTACATCTGCCATGTGCTAAGCCGCTTTGGTTTTACTGACAGGGCGTATGACCTGCTGATGAATGAATCATACCCGTCATGGCTATACCCCGTTAAACACGGCGCCACAACCATTTGGGAACGCTGGGACGGCATAAAACCTGACGGCAGTTTTGAGGATCCCGGAATGAATTCTTTTAACCACTACGCTTACGGTGCCATTGGCGATTGGATGTACAGCGTTATAGCCGGCATAAATACCGATGAAACAGCACCAGGCTTTAAAAAAATGATCATCAGCCCATATCCTGGCGGCAAACTAAAATATGCCGATGGTGAACTGGAAACAGAGTATGGTAAAATAAGGTCGGCGTGGAGCGTTGATAGCGGGAATATTACAATTGATATAACCGTGCCGCCAAACACAACCGCACAAATTATTTTGCCACTGGTTGATGGCGATGTTACCGAAAGCGGCACAGCCATAAACACAGTGAAAGAGTTAAGCAATATTAAAAATGTGGGGAATGATGAGCAGTTAACCGCAGGCTCAGGCAATTATCACTTTGTATATAAACTTAAAATAGTGAAACCTAAAAAAGCCTAA
- a CDS encoding beta-N-acetylhexosaminidase encodes MVRNKNSSPKNFAAAITALLLMCLCFTVNAQFHIIPQPLRLTPKPGTFTLKNNMVIGIDADNKATAIYLQSYLAKNYNLHLKVRIKPTAAAIYLLLDSNRTKGDYFLNISRSSIKITGNSNGIFYGIQSLIQLLPQDGAAPFRLAACEIVDEPRFQWRGLSLDVSRHFFTVDEVKKYIDVMAHYKLNVFHWHLTDDEGWRIQIDKYPLLTDVGSKISFYEKQGKFRKLDNLIDGGRDGFYTKADIREVLKYAKERFVTVLPEIEMPGHSEAAIFAYPWLGCKDSTGAKHRVRMLDPGDSTFTFMQNVLTEVIDLFPNQYIHIGGDEAEVVDWLKSPVAVALMKKEGLTRPEQVQSYFIKRIEKFLLSKNKKLVGWDEILQGGLAESATVMSWEGEAGGIAAAKMHHPVVMTPLPYMYFDAPQANESLEPIGWNPPVPWQMVYNYEPQSKQLSTGDAKYIMGVQGNIWAEKVPNLKHLEYMVYPRALAVAELGWTAKENKDIGRFADKLNMQYGLFKLWGLNARLPNIENMADVYTNHDHYSFVLNYPLKGAQVRYSINGKMPDSTAAAAGFPLKIDEALTDTLKLSAYTTWLLGHQHILQREMVKHVVVDADDSIGNLQPGLNFSLYKTKEVSYRKLDTIAPAAAGILSFPQPLVAAPAGSPLFNWVKVNGFIKIDTEDDYQLTTGFEESPLLFLGNAKVMDRERNRYVEPQKALLHLKKGYYAIRGYYLADDTNSTQNLLQLQTVGGKVLDPGAYLYHM; translated from the coding sequence ATGGTCCGGAATAAAAATAGCTCCCCTAAAAATTTTGCCGCTGCAATCACAGCTTTGCTGTTGATGTGTTTATGTTTTACGGTTAATGCTCAATTCCATATCATCCCGCAGCCGCTTAGACTTACCCCTAAACCCGGCACCTTTACTTTAAAGAACAATATGGTGATAGGCATTGATGCGGATAATAAAGCTACCGCTATTTACCTCCAAAGCTATCTTGCAAAAAACTACAACCTGCATTTAAAAGTGCGGATAAAACCAACGGCTGCTGCCATCTACCTGCTGCTGGATTCAAACCGTACAAAAGGCGATTACTTTTTAAATATTAGTAGATCATCGATAAAAATAACAGGCAATAGTAATGGCATATTTTACGGCATTCAATCGCTTATCCAGCTTTTGCCCCAGGATGGTGCCGCGCCTTTCCGTTTGGCAGCATGTGAAATAGTCGATGAGCCGCGGTTTCAGTGGCGCGGCCTGAGCCTTGATGTAAGCCGTCATTTTTTTACGGTAGATGAGGTGAAGAAATATATTGATGTGATGGCGCATTATAAGCTCAATGTGTTTCACTGGCATTTAACAGACGATGAAGGCTGGCGAATTCAGATTGATAAATACCCGCTTTTAACCGATGTTGGTTCAAAGATCAGCTTTTACGAAAAACAGGGGAAGTTTCGCAAGCTGGATAATTTGATTGATGGGGGCCGGGATGGGTTTTATACAAAAGCCGATATTCGGGAGGTTTTAAAATATGCAAAAGAGCGCTTTGTTACGGTGCTGCCCGAGATTGAAATGCCGGGGCATAGCGAAGCTGCCATATTTGCTTACCCATGGCTGGGTTGTAAAGACTCAACCGGCGCTAAACACCGGGTGCGCATGCTTGACCCGGGCGATAGTACCTTTACATTTATGCAAAATGTGCTTACCGAGGTAATTGATCTTTTTCCAAACCAGTACATCCATATCGGTGGCGATGAGGCGGAAGTTGTGGATTGGCTGAAAAGTCCGGTAGCCGTTGCCCTGATGAAAAAGGAGGGCCTTACCAGGCCGGAGCAGGTACAGAGCTATTTTATAAAAAGGATAGAAAAATTCTTGCTTTCGAAAAATAAAAAGTTGGTCGGTTGGGACGAGATCCTGCAGGGCGGCCTTGCCGAGTCGGCAACGGTAATGAGCTGGGAAGGAGAAGCCGGCGGAATAGCCGCAGCCAAAATGCACCATCCCGTAGTGATGACACCGCTCCCTTACATGTATTTTGATGCACCCCAGGCTAATGAGAGTCTGGAGCCGATTGGCTGGAATCCCCCGGTGCCCTGGCAAATGGTTTATAATTACGAGCCGCAGTCAAAACAACTGAGTACCGGCGACGCCAAATATATAATGGGCGTGCAAGGCAATATCTGGGCCGAAAAAGTGCCCAATCTTAAACATTTGGAATACATGGTTTACCCACGCGCGCTGGCAGTCGCCGAGCTGGGCTGGACGGCCAAAGAAAACAAGGACATTGGCAGGTTTGCCGATAAGCTGAACATGCAATACGGCCTTTTTAAATTGTGGGGACTTAACGCCAGACTGCCCAATATTGAAAATATGGCCGATGTTTATACCAACCATGACCATTATTCATTCGTACTAAATTATCCGCTAAAGGGCGCGCAGGTTCGCTACTCCATCAACGGAAAAATGCCCGATAGTACAGCAGCAGCTGCCGGTTTCCCCCTAAAAATAGACGAGGCGCTTACCGATACCCTAAAGCTTTCGGCATACACCACCTGGTTGCTTGGCCATCAGCATATTTTGCAAAGGGAAATGGTAAAACACGTAGTAGTTGATGCTGATGACAGCATAGGCAACCTTCAGCCGGGGTTAAATTTTTCCCTTTATAAAACCAAAGAGGTAAGCTATAGAAAGCTGGATACCATAGCACCGGCAGCAGCAGGCATACTCAGCTTTCCGCAGCCCTTAGTTGCCGCGCCTGCGGGCAGCCCTCTTTTTAATTGGGTTAAGGTAAACGGATTTATTAAAATTGATACGGAGGATGATTACCAGTTAACTACCGGTTTTGAGGAAAGCCCGCTGCTATTTTTGGGTAATGCCAAAGTAATGGACCGCGAAAGAAATCGGTATGTTGAACCGCAAAAAGCATTGCTGCACCTTAAAAAAGGGTACTACGCTATTCGGGGCTATTATTTGGCAGATGATACCAACAGTACCCAAAACCTTTTACAACTGCAAACGGTCGGGGGCAAGGTGCTTGATCCGGGTGCCTATTTATACCACATGTAA